The following is a genomic window from Prevotella sp. E13-17.
GGAGCCATCTCGCGCTACGACCAATTGTTCAAACGCCATAGCCGGACATGCAACTGGGATTGGCGTTTGCTGGCTGCACAGTGTTACCAAGAGTCAACCTTTGACTCGAATGCGCAGTCGTGGGCGGGTGCAAAAGGATTGATGCAGATCATGCCTGGCACAGCCGAACATTTAGGGCTTCCAAAAGATCAAATCTTCAATCCAGAACAAAATATTGCTGCAGCAACAAGACTGCTACGCGAATTAGAACATCATTTGAGCGACGTGCGCGATAGAAACGAGCGGCAGAATCTGGTGCTGGCTGCCTATAACGGCGGAATGAATCATGTGCGTGATGCTATGCGATTGGCAGAGAGAGACAAACGGAATCCTCATTCCTGGAACGACGTGCGTCCCTACATCTTGAAGTTGAGCCAAAGAGAGTATTACCAAGACACGCTCGTTCACTATGGATATATGCGTGGTCAGGAAACTGCAGAATATGTTGATAAAATAAGAAAAAGATATCAAATATACAGACGTTCCATACGATGAATAACAAGATTAAATTGGTGGCAGACAGCGGTAGTACGAAAACAGACTGGGCTATCGGTGACTTCCGCTTTAAGACACAAGGCATCAATCCGTTTCATCAAGACGATGAATCGATTCTGAGTATCCTCACCGATGAGCTGTTGCCACAGGTTGCAGCGTTTCAGATTGACGAAATTTGCTTTTACGGCAGTGGCGTTCGTCCGGAGTTGGAAGGCAAGATGATGAAAGCCTTAAAAAAGGTCTTTCCGCATGCAACGTCTGTCGAAGCACATAATGACTTATTGGGAGCTGCCCGGGCGCTTTGTGGAGATAAAGAAGGAATTGCATGTATCCTCGGAACAGGCTCGAATTCATGCATTTATGACGGTCGTTCGATTGTCTCAAACACACCAGCACTTGGATATATTCTCGGTGATGAGGGAAGCGGTGCTGTTCTCGGCAAACGATTTCTAAATGCGCTCTACAAAAGCAGATTGCCTGAATCCATAAAACGAGATTTTGAACATGCACAGAAGATGACAATGGCGGATGTCGTTTCGCGTGTCTATAAACAGCCATTGCCCAACAGATGGCTGGCTTCGCTATCTAAGTTCATCTATCAGTGTCAAAACGAAAAAAGCGTTCACACGCTTATTGTTGAGAACTTCGTCGATTTCTTTCGTCTTAACATTAACCCCTATCAGCGACATGACTTGCCCGTTTCGGCCGTAGGCAGCATTGCATTCTACTTTCAGTCACAATTGCAAGAGGCCGCAAATAATGAGGGCTACACAATTCATAAAATACTGCGTAGCCCTATTGAAGGATTAGTCTAAATGGAACAACTCGGGTAGGGGAATGGTGACTGGCGAATTATCTGGATTCACCTCCATGATATCAGCCATCATGTCCCACCATTTCTGTGTGATGGGATCCACATTTTCCGTATCCTGCGAGTTGCCGTCCTTGGTGCACTCTTGATATGCAAACAGAATGTTCGTATCTTTGTCCCAATAGATGCTATAGTTTTCTACGCCTTGTTCTTTGATCATTTGTTTCAATTCCGGCCAAATAGCAGCATGGCGTTTGGCATACTCTTCCTCAAATCCTTTTTTAAGGAACATTTTAAAAGCAAATCTTTTTCTCATTGTTTTAGTTGTTTTTTGTTAATGATACATAATAACCTAATCGATACAAATTAAATATAGCCAGGTTGGGGTGACTTCCGCATAATATCCTTCTTTCTATTGAGCCAAGAAGCCAATGCCAGCAACGGATAGCAACAAGGACTCCCTTAATGTGTATGCCGTTGACAAAAGTAAGCATGTGGGAATAGCCACGAAGTTCGTCTTTGAAAGTATATAACGTGTGAAGGCTCCGTTCTATCTTTTCTACATAACAAGCATTGCCCTCAAAATCAACCATCATGGTGGGATTATCAATGTGAGTAACCATCACGTGATGCTCTTTGAGCGTTTTGCCAAACATCACGTCTTCATAACCACTTTTCTTGAAGCGCTCGTCAAACGGACACTTTAACATCACAGAGCGCTCAATCATGAAATTGGTAGAGCGAAATGATTGGTAAGGTCTCTCGTTTCTCTTCAAAAAATGATGCTTAGGAGCATAAAAAGACTCATAAAGACAACGCAGATTGTGCTTATCTCCATTGCCTATGCAGATGCCGCCGTTGATGACTCCGTGAGAATCACTGTTGACATAGTTGGCTATAAAATCCCGATTGACAATTTTCATATCACAATCAAGAAACAGTAGCCATTGGTATCTGCTTTTCTGTGCCAGAAAATTGCGTGTCGCAGCACTTCCTGCATTACGTTCTTTTTCAATAAAAGTACAATTCGGTATGGTGTTGATCTGTCGGTTTTGTTCCACGCAAGACACGTCTGAAGAGGCATCGTCGGCAACAAGTATTTCATAGATGAAATCATGGTTGCCAGCACGTTCACACTCACACATATCTGCAAGACATTTCACGATATCCACACAAATATCGTTATACACAGGGATTAATATGGAAACTTCTTTTTTTATCATTTGACGAGCAAAAGTACACAAAAAACCTTAAATTGAATAATAAATTTCAGAAAAAGTTTGTTCAAACAGATGAAAAATAGTAATTTTGCAGCCGCTATTACGAGTTAATGGCATGAAATTCAAATTATTAATTAAACAAAAACAAAAAACATGGCAACAAAAATCAGATTGCAGCGCGGCGGTCGTAAAGGTTATGCTTTCTATAGCATCGTCATCGCTGACGCTCGTGCACCACGTGATGGTCGTTTCACTGAAAAGATTGGTTCTTACAATCCTAACACCAATCCCGCCACAGTTGACTTGAATTTCGAGCGTGCATTGTATTGGGTAGAGGTTGGCGCACAGCCCACCGATACAGTTCGTAACATCCTCAGTGGTGAGGGCGTTTACCTCATGAAGCACCTCCGCGGTGGTGTTAAGAAGGGCGCTTTTGACGAAGCTGCTGCTCAAAAGAAGTTTGACGCATGGAAGGCTGACAAGCAAAAGGGTCTTGACAAGGTTCGTGAGGAAGAGGCTAAGGCAAAGAAAGAAGCTGCTGCAAAGGCACTCGAAGCCGAGAAGAAGGTTAACGAGGCCATTGCTCAGAAGGTTGCTGAGAAAAAGGCTGCTGCCGAAGCTGCTGCAGCAGAGGCAACAGAGGCTGAAGCTGCACCCGCTGCTGAAGAGGCTCCCGCTGAGGCATAAACTCTTAGTGCCGGAATCAAAATCTATGGTTGCAATCCCTTGCGAGGGGTTGCAACCTTTTTTTATCTTTAGTCGCCAAGTTTTTCTGTTAAAGATTTGTTGTTTAAAAAATAATGGTTATCTTTGCAAGCGAAAAAAATACAACTGAAATATACAAACTTAAAATAATTCATATTACTTTATGTCACAAATTACAGGTCACATCTCGCAGATTATAGGTCCTGTTATCGATGTCTATTTCGATACAAAAGGACTTGATGCTGAGAAAGTGCTGCCTAAGATTCACGAGGCTCTGACAATTAAGCGTCCAAACGGCAATCAATTGATTGTCGAAGTTCAACAACACATTGGCGAAGACACCGTGCGTTGTGTTGCTATGGATAACACTGACGGATTGCAACGTGGACTTGAAGCACAGCCCATGGGCACCCCCATCATGATGCCTTCGGGTGAACAAATTAAGGGTCGTATGCTGAACGTAATTGGACAGCCTATCGACGGTATGAAACAACTCGATATGCAAGGTGCATATCCTATCCATCGTGAAGCTCCAAAGTTTGAAGAGCTTTCCACAACTAAAGAAGTACTTGCCACTGGTATCAAGGTCATTGACTTGCTGGAGCCATATTTGAAGGGAGGAAAGATAGGACTTTTCGGTGGCGCCGGTGTCGGCAAGACCGTTCTCATCATGGAGCTGATTAATAATATCGCTAAGGGACACAACGGTTTCTCTGTATTCGCCGGAGTAGGAGAGCGCACTCGTGAGGGTAACGACTTGATTCGCGAAATGATTGAGTCGGGCGTGATCCGCTATGGTGAGAAATTCAAAGAGGCAATGGCACAAGGCAAGTGGGACCTCTCACTTGTTGATCCCGAAGAACTCAAGAAGAGTCAGGCCACACTGGTTTACGGACAGATGAACGAGCCACCAGGTGCGCGTGCATCTGTAGCACTATCAGGTCTTACGGTTGCAGAGGGCTTCCGTGATGGTGGTGGAAAAGACGGCGGTGCTGCTGATATTCTGTTCTTCATTGACAACATCTTCCGTTTTACTCAGGCAGGTTCTGAGGTGTCAGCTCTGTTAGGTCGCATGCCATCAGCAGTGGGTTATCAACCAACGCTTGCCTCTGAGATGGGTGCCATGCAGGAGCGAATTACTTCTACCAAATCGGGGTCTATCACCTCTGTGCAGGCAGTATATGTGCCAGCCGACGACTTGACCGACCCTGCACCAGCAACGACCTTCACCCACCTGGATGCAACCACTGTGCTCGACCGTAAGATTGCCGAGTTAGGCATATATCCTGCCGTTGATCCGTTAGGCTCTACTTCGCGTATCCTAGATCCACTAGTAGTCGGCAAGGCACACTACGACTGTGCTCAGCGCGTGAAAGAGATTTTGCAGCGTTACAAGGAACTTCAAGATATTATTGCCATCCTGGGTATGGACGAACTTTCTGACGAAGACAAGCTGACGGTAAACCGTGCCCGTCGCGTACAGCGTTTCCTCAGCCAGCCCTTCTCCGTGGCAGAACAGTTCACTGGTCTGCCTGGTGTCATGGTACCCATCGAAGAAA
Proteins encoded in this region:
- a CDS encoding transglycosylase SLT domain-containing protein, producing MRHFSIVILLLCLVTGCQQQKDTTPPWATNSSEDLQQFDLSDIEQTGELIAVTMYGPDTYYDYHGHHLGAHYLLCEQLAKHLGVQLRMEVCRDSAEMVARLEADEADIAVYPFNNDSILFGWKVGDNKPELISELKQWSQPDMLDNMKAYEHRLLTQSRVRHRVYAPMMSKGAISRYDQLFKRHSRTCNWDWRLLAAQCYQESTFDSNAQSWAGAKGLMQIMPGTAEHLGLPKDQIFNPEQNIAAATRLLRELEHHLSDVRDRNERQNLVLAAYNGGMNHVRDAMRLAERDKRNPHSWNDVRPYILKLSQREYYQDTLVHYGYMRGQETAEYVDKIRKRYQIYRRSIR
- a CDS encoding ATPase; this encodes MNNKIKLVADSGSTKTDWAIGDFRFKTQGINPFHQDDESILSILTDELLPQVAAFQIDEICFYGSGVRPELEGKMMKALKKVFPHATSVEAHNDLLGAARALCGDKEGIACILGTGSNSCIYDGRSIVSNTPALGYILGDEGSGAVLGKRFLNALYKSRLPESIKRDFEHAQKMTMADVVSRVYKQPLPNRWLASLSKFIYQCQNEKSVHTLIVENFVDFFRLNINPYQRHDLPVSAVGSIAFYFQSQLQEAANNEGYTIHKILRSPIEGLV
- the rhaM gene encoding L-rhamnose mutarotase, coding for MRKRFAFKMFLKKGFEEEYAKRHAAIWPELKQMIKEQGVENYSIYWDKDTNILFAYQECTKDGNSQDTENVDPITQKWWDMMADIMEVNPDNSPVTIPLPELFHLD
- a CDS encoding glycosyltransferase — encoded protein: MIKKEVSILIPVYNDICVDIVKCLADMCECERAGNHDFIYEILVADDASSDVSCVEQNRQINTIPNCTFIEKERNAGSAATRNFLAQKSRYQWLLFLDCDMKIVNRDFIANYVNSDSHGVINGGICIGNGDKHNLRCLYESFYAPKHHFLKRNERPYQSFRSTNFMIERSVMLKCPFDERFKKSGYEDVMFGKTLKEHHVMVTHIDNPTMMVDFEGNACYVEKIERSLHTLYTFKDELRGYSHMLTFVNGIHIKGVLVAIRCWHWLLGSIERRILCGSHPNLAIFNLYRLGYYVSLTKNN
- a CDS encoding 30S ribosomal protein S16; this encodes MATKIRLQRGGRKGYAFYSIVIADARAPRDGRFTEKIGSYNPNTNPATVDLNFERALYWVEVGAQPTDTVRNILSGEGVYLMKHLRGGVKKGAFDEAAAQKKFDAWKADKQKGLDKVREEEAKAKKEAAAKALEAEKKVNEAIAQKVAEKKAAAEAAAAEATEAEAAPAAEEAPAEA
- the atpD gene encoding F0F1 ATP synthase subunit beta, with the translated sequence MSQITGHISQIIGPVIDVYFDTKGLDAEKVLPKIHEALTIKRPNGNQLIVEVQQHIGEDTVRCVAMDNTDGLQRGLEAQPMGTPIMMPSGEQIKGRMLNVIGQPIDGMKQLDMQGAYPIHREAPKFEELSTTKEVLATGIKVIDLLEPYLKGGKIGLFGGAGVGKTVLIMELINNIAKGHNGFSVFAGVGERTREGNDLIREMIESGVIRYGEKFKEAMAQGKWDLSLVDPEELKKSQATLVYGQMNEPPGARASVALSGLTVAEGFRDGGGKDGGAADILFFIDNIFRFTQAGSEVSALLGRMPSAVGYQPTLASEMGAMQERITSTKSGSITSVQAVYVPADDLTDPAPATTFTHLDATTVLDRKIAELGIYPAVDPLGSTSRILDPLVVGKAHYDCAQRVKEILQRYKELQDIIAILGMDELSDEDKLTVNRARRVQRFLSQPFSVAEQFTGLPGVMVPIEETIKGFNAILDGEVDDLPEQAFLNVGTIEDAKAKAKKLLEAAKA